The following proteins come from a genomic window of Halictus rubicundus isolate RS-2024b chromosome 8, iyHalRubi1_principal, whole genome shotgun sequence:
- the Hdm gene encoding meiosis specific with OB domains hold'em produces MSGVNRQALNSLQPGAQNALVIGIIINSFNMKTIDATRSRFNHGERGVWTFTLRDSEEYTINVTVWGSVQFVRKLSSEFHVGSVVEVINPKVQERRPEDRNELFVPSVSSRCSLTVNEGNALVQAHDAPTRSRYEPLLMYPIKSLTSTRTLKNIFDNLEALRDQYVDVLIVVTFVSNIRNIITRDGRSIRFRNFEAADGSSDEVASLVLWENEWIDRAAFWEPKKTVLFLTEARIGYDNFKKKTVLSIVRKTLITENPDAPQTTTIRNSLRCYDPDVMSGNTFASPNPDTISTVMTIQEISNRLNKAPKAGDRLQFAVILKAYVMDINVDSRNPEIISSRCALCKKIVLDQNDSCMNLECPSGNGTRVPMNVMSLNLKVNLKDDTGYLIGCKLSGDVAERVLGCTAAEFQAMIIPQREDLKWKYALEKCDIRLHIFGPTSTFPNAIYNILSINNNEDEDADTQPLDEIINSADL; encoded by the exons ATGTCCGGGGTGAACAGACAGGCGTTGAACTCGTTGCAGCCTGGCGCGCAAAATGCGCTCGTGATCGGCATAATTATAAACAGTTTCAATATGAAAACGATCGATGCCACCCGATCGAGGT TTAACCACGGTGAACGTGGAGTATGGACATTCACGTTACGCGATTCCGAGGAATATACGATAAACGTGACCGTATGGGGTAGCGTGCAATTCGTAAGAAAATTGTCCTCGGAATTCCATGTAGGCAGCGTAG TAGAAGTGATCAACCCGAAAGTGCAGGAACGTCGTCCAGAAGATAGGAACGAGCTCTTTGTACCCTCTGTGTCCAGTCGATGCAGTCTCACGGTCAACGAGGGCAACGCGCTGGTGCAAGCTCACGATGCACCAACCCGCTCACGATACGAACCCCTTTTGATGTACCCAATTAAGAGCCTAACCTCAACGCGAACCctgaaaaacatttttgacaACCTGGAGGCGCTACGCGATCAATACGTCGACGTCTTGATCGTCGTCACATTC GTCAGCAATATTCGTAACATAATTACACGGGACGGAAGAAGCATCAGATTCCGGAATTTCGAGGCAGCAGACGGATCCAGTGATGAAGTGGCATCGTTGGTGCTGTGGGAGAACGAATGGATCGATAGGGCCGCATTTTGGGAGCCCAAGAAGACTGTACTTTTCCTGACGGAGGCCCGGATCGGTTAtgataatttcaagaaaaaaacaGTCCTGTCGATAG TTAGGAAAACTCTGATCACCGAGAACCCTGATGCACCGCAAACAACGACTATCAGGAATTCCCTGCGGTGTTACGATCCGGATGTAATGTCCGGGAACACGTTCGCGTCACCGAATc CGGATACAATTTCCACCGTGATGACTATACAGGAAATTTCGAACAGGTTGAACAAAGCGCCGAAAGCAGGGGACAGGCTGCAGTTCGCTGTAATCTTAAAGGCCTACGTAATGGACATAAACGTCGACAGCAGGAATCCTGAGATCATATCTAGTAGATG CGCGTTGTGCAAGAAAATCGTCCTCGACCAAAACGACTCCTGTATGAACCTCGAATGCCCGTCAGGAAATGGAACACGCGTTCCCATGAACGTAATGAGCCTTAACTTGAAGGTGAacctaaaagacgacacggggTACCTAATCGGCTGCAAGCTATCAGGAGATGTGGCCGAACGCGTCCTTGGCTGTACAGCTGCCGAGTTTCAG GCGATGATAATCCCCCAACGTGAAGACTTGAAATGGAAATATGCATTGGAGAAGTGCGACATCCGGTTGCACATCTTTGGGCCAACGTCCACCTTCCCGAATGCGATTTACAATATTTTGTCAATCAACAacaacgaagacgaagacgcaGACACGCAGCCTCTCGACGAGATCATCAACTCGGCCGATCTCTAA
- the LOC143356053 gene encoding uncharacterized protein LOC143356053 produces MEVDAPAKANPVEVIREAMRELNYAERKEQRTKILNINRVTLGNILLDSAFTPEFVVEKAKALRKKPLPTEEYKQLQSALIQSEENVKAFLKVDNIIFALVRDFSSHNPVLQLCAISCCCNIALGNDRACTSLTKSISPYLITELESLNYPLLEICIWTVGNLVAESGKAFEILHAQDCLKYITSLICHCDNTILASVAYAAMHYVHIGFQHILENEMIELVKTSTQRNLSFENPYFIWLLALLSSHIVCNTYLYNTVPLVVDYLHQNATNNITAVTEITACTRILANTVSERSGQLARFLLENPKYTESSSLMLNRLLSCQHLHVRKETLWLIGNLYNHDCSDIKHIIRDIIPKLSSLKQAVLSTTQQTMTLNTDLTV; encoded by the exons ATGGAAGTGGACGCTCCCGCGAAAGCAAACCCTGTCGAGGTTATAAGAGAGGCTATGAGAGAATTAAACTATGCGGAAAGGAAGGAACAACGTacgaaaatattgaatataaatCGTGTAACTTTGGGCAACATCCTGTTAGATTCGGCTTTCACACCGGAATTTGTTGTCGAAAAGGCGAAAGCACTTAGAAAGAAACCATTACCAACAGAGGAGTACAAACAATTACAAAGTGCTCTTATTCag AGCGAGGAAAATGTGAAAGCATTTTTAAAGGTGGACAATATCATATTCGCCTTGGTACGTGATTTCTCCAGTCATAATCCAGTTTTGCAACTATGCGCTATCAGTTGCTGTTGTAACATAGCCCTGGGAAATGACAGAGCTTGTACATCGTTGACCAAAAGTATCTCGCCATACCTTATTACAGAATTAGAGAGTTTAAATTATCCTCTATTG GAAATTTGCATATGGACAGTGGGTAATTTGGTAGCTGAAAGCGGCAAGGCCTTCGAAATTCTTCACGCACAAGACTGTTTAAAGTACATTACGTCGCTGATATGCCATTGTGATAACACGATTTTGGCCTCTGTAGCATACGCAGCTATGCATTATGTGCATATTGGTTTTCAGCATATCCT CGAAAATGAGATGATTGAACTGGTCAAGACGAGTACACAGAGAAATCTCTCTTTTGAGAATCCATACTTTATATGGCTGCTAGCTTTATTGTCTTCTCACATTGTCTGCAACACGTACTTATATAATACAGTACCTTTGGTAGTCGATTACTTACACCAGAACGCTACAAACAACATCACTGCTGTAACAGAG atcacagcatgtacgaggATATTAGCCAACACTGTTAGCGAAAGGTCCGGGCAATTAGCGAGATTTCTTTTAGAAAATCCAAAGTACACGGAATCGAGTTCATTGATGTTAAACAGATTACTCTCGTGTCAACACTTACATGTTAGGAAAGAAACATTATGGTTGATAG gCAACCTTTACAACCATGACTGCTCCGACATTAAACACATTATACGAGATATTATACCCAAACTGTCGTCTCTCAAACAAGCAGTTCTCTCTACAACACAACAAACTATGACACTGAATACCGATTTAACCGTTTGA
- the LOC143356054 gene encoding uncharacterized protein LOC143356054, protein MCFRGWVLFLVVAISSSSVQQPIFFKNVFKGLTGTTPRPRVPVRGEITAVYYHDQTIAVVDIGTNNELHNCDLIEVYEQEEANEVLRNLSATTIPQQVSFPEITKLMQQCELLDKIQQDVLTSSMSNSLSRGTRVVSSSLSLLSGILPGTKWCGTGDIAEGYHDLGQEVEIDRCCRSHDLCPVKVRAQRTRYNLTNYSLYTKSHCTCDEALYRCLKASKHPTADIMGHIYFNLVKVPCIEDVTRDDHSSIGIRQFIPVKMNY, encoded by the exons ATGTGCTTCCGGGGCTGGGTATTGTTCTTGGTCGTGGCGATAAGCTCCAGCAGCGTGCAGCAGCCGATCTTCTTCAAGAACGTGTTCAAGGGGCTGACAGGAACCACGCCAAGGCCCAGGGTTCCCGTCAGGGGTGAGATCACGGCGGTTTACTATCACGATCAGACGATCGCGGTGGTCGACATCGGGACCAACAACGAGCTGCACAACTGCGACCTGATCGAAGTTTA TGAGCAAGAAGAGGCTAACGAGGTCTTGAGGAACCTGTCCGCGACGACAATTCCGCAGCAGGTATCGTTCCCCGAGATAACAAAGCTTATGCAACAGTGCGAGCTACTAGATAAAATACAACAGGACGTTCTGACATCCTCGATGTCCAACAGCTTGAGCAGGGGTACGCGCGTCGTGAGCAGCTCGTTGTCCCTTCTCTCAGGCATTCTTCCAG GGACCAAATGGTGCGGGACAGGGGACATCGCGGAGGGCTACCACGACCTTGGTCAAGAAGTGGAAATCGATAG GTGCTGTCGCAGCCATGATCTCTGTCCTGTTAAAGTTCGCGCGCAGCGAACGCGATACAACCTCACCAATTACTCCTTGTATACTAA ATCACACTGCACCTGCGACGAGGCACTGTACCGCTGTTTAAAAGCGAGCAAGCATCCAACGGCGGACATAATGGGTCACATTTACTTCAATCTAGTGAAAGTACCCTGTATAGAAGACGTTACGAGGGACGACCATTCTTCCATAGGAATACGACAATTTATTCCTGTTAAAATGAATTATTAA